From a single Brassica oleracea var. oleracea cultivar TO1000 chromosome C5, BOL, whole genome shotgun sequence genomic region:
- the LOC106343999 gene encoding uncharacterized protein LOC106343999 has product MEGQAKLTRTQSSLLRSSSTVRSSFLSLNGDFSEVTHQKQDLEAGEKEEKQRRKPPKPFGSSPRTGLNRINPGLAFTMVSLSFLSLSSFFFFVVFSQTEELLTSENLLLALIFVAVALFFASKNIARLNRTVLAVKQICDETTRSLGFQSKNRSKSVQWYIGDSDTKPEKKTKRLVKEGVQFYSNGDFYEGEFHKGKCNGSGVYYYFARGRYEGDWVDGRYDGHGIESWARGSRYKGQYRQGLRHGYGVYRFYTGDCYTGEWLNGQSHGFGVQSCADGSSYVGESRFGVKHGLGSYHFRNGDCYAGEYFGDKIHGFGVYRFANGHCYEGAWHEGRKQGYGAYSFRSGDAKSGEWDSGSLVTSLHPTSEPVRRAVQAARETAKKAVNRRRVDEQVSRAVAAANKAATAARVAAVKAVQNQMDGKFCQS; this is encoded by the exons GACGCAGTCATCGCTGCTCCGGTCATCGTCGACGGTGCGATCGTCTTTTCTTAGCTTAAACGGAGATTTCAGCGAAGTCACTCACCAGAAACAGGATCTAGAAGCCGGAGAGAAAGAAGAGAAACAGAGGAGAAAACCGCCTAAACCATTCGGGTCAAGTCCTCGAACCGGGCTAAACCGGATCAATCCGGGTCTAGCCTTCACCATGGTGTCTCTCTCGTTCCTCAGCCTCTCGTCTTTCTTCTTCTTCGTCGTGTTCTCCCAAACCGAGGAGCTTCTTACCTCCGAAAACCTCCTCCTAGCTCTGATCTTTGTCGCCGTCGCTCTGTTCTTCGCCTCCAAGAACATCGCGCGTCTCAACCGAACCGTACTCGCAGTCAAACAAATCTGCGACGAAACCACCAGAAGCTTAGGCTTTCAGAGCAAGAACCGGTCTAAATCGGTACAGTGGTACATCGGCGATTCCGATACCAAACCGGAGAAGAAAACCAAACGGCTAGTTAAAGAAGGCGTGCAATTCTACAGCAATGGAGATTTCTACGAAGGAGAGTTTCACAAAGGGAAGTGTAATGGCAGTGGTGTGTACTACTACTTCGCGAGAGGACGGTACGAAGGTGATTGGGTCGATGGGAGATACGATGGTCATGGGATCGAGAGCTGGGCTAGAGGGAGTAGATACAAAGGTCAGTATAGGCAAGGTCTTAGACATGGTTACGGAGTTTATAGATTCTACACTGGTGATTGTTATACTGGTGAGTGGCTAAATGGTCAAAGCCATGGGTTTGGTGTTCAGTCTTGTGCTGATGGTAGCTCTTATGTTGGTGAATCAAGATTTGGTGTCAAGCATGGGCTTGGATCTTACCATTTCAG AAATGGAGATTGTTATGCAGGAGAGTACTTTGGAGACAAGATTCATGGGTTTGGTGTGTATCGTTTTGCTAATGGTCATTGTTACGAAGGGGCGTGGCATGAAGGTCGTAAGCAAGGGTATGGTGCTTACTCGTTTAGATCCGGTGATGCTAAATCTGGTGAGTGGGATTCAGGGAGTCTTGTAACTTCTCTACACCCTACGAGCGAGCCGGTTCGCAGAGCGGTTCAGGCTGCTAGAGAAACGGCTAAGAAGGCAGTGAACCGGAGACGAGTAGATGAACAAGTGAGTCGAGCCGTGGCTGCAGCTAATAAAGCTGCAACGGCTGCAAGAGTGGCTGCTGTTAAAGCCGTTCAGAATCAGATGGATGGTAAATTTTGTCAAAGTTGA